A stretch of DNA from Triticum dicoccoides isolate Atlit2015 ecotype Zavitan chromosome 2A, WEW_v2.0, whole genome shotgun sequence:
GCAAAATCAGTGTTGCCAGTAAGCAACTCATGTGTGCTCATGCGTGCTAGGATTTGATGTGAAGCAACTCCTGTGTGCTCATGCATGCTAGGATTTGATGTGAAAAGGAGAAAAGTGTGAGCAACTATTTGGGGCACTTTTAAGAGAAAAATGAAATGGGTGGGAAAAAGCAAAATCACAAAAGCCCGTCGTTTTTAGTTTGCTTTTGTACAAAAATGGTTCTGCCTGGAAAAAGGGCAGCAACTTCTACGGGTTTGTTCAAGTAAATCAAGTGCTACCGTTAAGCAATTTGTGACATGTTGTCATTAACTGACCTACTGGCCTCTTTATATTTAGTTTTACTGTAATCACTGAAAACAATAGTTGTAGGCAAGTACTGATGTTTTTCTAGGCAAGTACAAATGCAAAAAGGGTAATCAAGAAACACTTGATCCCCCTAGACAGTATGGAACTAAGCTCCGGAGCAGAATGGCATGTGTCAGGTAAATCACACATTCAAAAACATGCAAAGGTCATAGAGTTTGCCTAAAACACAGTAGGCAAGTCACATACTTAACACTAGCAAGTCACATTCAAATGTCAAGCAAGTCCTACTGAAAATGTCAAACAAACCATGTGGGTGTTTTGAAAATGGGAAAATAAAAAGAGCTTAATTCCAGCTAGTGTTGAGTATGTGACTTGCTAGTCTGGGGTATGTTACTTGCTTGACATTTGAATGTGACTTGCTTGTTTTACATGTGTGATTTGCCTGACATgcaacccctccccctccccctccccctcccccctaggTCTGTCCCTAACATTTGTATGTGACCCATCATTTGTGTTCAACTTGCTTGTTCTGTGTCAAGTGCATGGTTCTAACCCCTAGATTTTAGTCCAAGTGATTACATGTGTGTTGTGTTTGTGAACTTCGATATATGTGTGTGAGGTGCCGAAAAAAACCATGTGGATGTTTAAACAAAGGGGGGGAGCTTACCCGCAACTTGTTGTATTCCTCATCAGTTTGTTGCTCTTTAATGGAAGGAGATGAATTATGGTCAGGAGCAGCGGCAGGTTGTTCTTCCCAAATTGCGCTTTTGCTCATCCCAGCCTTTTTTCCACCAAAAAAAACATCACCATAAATGCATATTCAGCTGGCTTGTATGAAAATTCAAGAACACTAACTAGAAGGAACTAGCAAGTCCTGAACCATATGATGAAAATGTGAAGGAAAAATAACACATGAGTAAAGTTCATGTGTTAACTGAGGCAACTACCGACAGAGTATTGGCCAAATCTTGGTAAAACTCAAAGCCATGCAAGTAACAAAACCATTAAATGCAAATTATGAACCAAGTCAGGCAACTAAATAACAAACATTAGGCAACTTGAAAAGCAGAAACAAGCAACTACTAATCAATTATTATGCAAGTTTTGTTAAAAAGGGGGGAACCACACTAGTGTCAAGCTCAAAAAGCCGCAGATTTGGCAACCCACGCCCCAATATCTGGTAACTAGTAGCCTCTACCTGGCAACTATCCACCCCGCAACCCTCTTAAACATCGCCAAGGTAATGCCGACTTCGAGGCAGAGCAATGGTTTGTCGTTCCCAAAAAAGTAGTTCAAACCTCATGGAGAAGAGAAGGGATTTACCTCATGGAGACGAATGAAGGTGGTGTCACTGTGCCATCTCCCGCTTCTAGTTTTGAGCCGTTTCAGGCAACTAACTAAAATCAAGTAGGAAAAACAAGTTAAACTGAACAAAACCATATGAAACAAAGCTAGCAAAAAAGGGCATATGTGAAACCTAGACTAAAAGAAAGGTATATGGATCTATGTTGAAAAAGGAACACCACACCCTCCCCACATAAGGTGACATGCACGATCTTGATTCTTCAAGGAAAAGTATTTATGTGTACATATCTCTACTAGCAAGTTTTGGAACCATCTCAGACAACTAACTAGCGAAAAAATAGTAGACAAAAAAAGTTTTAGACGAGATATGTACATGTCAGGTAACTCATGATAGAGCCTCTGCAAAAACACTAAAGCAATCAGCTATGTGTAGTACAAAAAAAGACAAGCCTTGAGAAGTCTGGGCAGAAAAAATACAAGTATATCTACATAACAAGTAGAGAAGGACCAGCAAACCATCTGATGGTCATAGCATCACATGTCAACAATTTAGATCTTTCAGtctattttctttgtttgaaaaaAGTAGACATCATATAAGATAACTATACAAGTTTCATTTCTCCACCCAGCAACTCAGCCCTAGAATGATTATGCAACTTGACAGTACGGTACTAGGCTTTAGTGGACGAAGAACATGACCACATGCATCATGCATGCATACTGTTTTAGCACCTCCCCTCCATGTCGAATTCTAGCACCTCCCTTGCTTCTGGAGGCTGATGTGCATCATCTTTCAGCCGGAACGGCCAGTGGGTCTGCGTTCATTTATATTTTTTATTATTCCAAAAACATTTCAGTATGTAATACAAAAGTTGCAAGTAAACAATTGTTGTTGCCGTTGCTTCCAGAACAATCAACAAATACGCCTAGCCTGCCTCTGTTTTCAGTAATATAATTGTTGTACTCAATCAGGCAAAACATGGTTTCAGTAAAAATTATACTAAGGCAACAAAAATCAGAAGCATCGGCGGATAAAAAGTCAGGCACCtacatgactacaactccaagacaTCAACTCGCCACTCCTATTTCGATGTGGCAATCCTCTTCTTACTTCCAACTTTAATTTAGCAGGCCATTTCATCTAGCAGTTGGTGCACGCCTACCATGAGGAGAAGTAGGTAGGCTGGAGCTTGCAATTCTCGCGGCGGCGCATGCAGAGGGTGCACGCGGTCGAGGAGCTGCTGCACTACGAGGTTCGCGAACTATTAGGACCGAGGCGGAGTTGTGTTGTACACCTAGCAGTACGGACGCTGACGCCGTGTGGGCTGCACTAGTTGGAAGCGAGGCTGAAGAAGGTGAGCCAGGAGCTGGACGGGAGCACTCGCCGGTGTCCGTGGGTCGCTCGTGGATAGAGCGCTGGTGCGGCGGACGACGTTGGTCGCTCCATGGAAATCCAGCTCAGCCCGGAGGTGTTGTACTTGTACACCCGCTGCAGATCTGCAGATGCACAATGGCAGACAAATCAATCATGGTGAACTGAAGACATCAACTCGCCACTTCTATTTCGAACCCCGCAGGCCGCAGAGCCACATCCCATTACCCCAAAAATGTCAGAAAATGCTCGTCCCTTGCAACCAAAAATCCGGCCGCCGGCGCGCGTGGTGTATCACACAACAAAAATCGACCCCCCCCCCCTGCTGCCCCTCCCCCGTGAAATCGACAGTATCCTATCACAGAACCTCCCCCGGGGCATCTAGTAGAGAAGCGCATGAAAAGACGAGGTAGACGATGCTCATCACTGATTTTGATCGGAGAACCCCCTTCCCGCTTGCCGGAATAAACTCATCGTCGTCGGCGACCGTCACCCTCCTCCGCCCTGCTTCGAAGGAGAGAGATGAGGAACAGAGGCTCTGCGGCCGCGCACGTGGGGTCCACCCTCGCGCCTCCCAAACTCTGGCGGTTCCGCCGCGGTGGCGACGGATTTGGGCGACGGTGGAACTGCACAGCACCGCCCACTCCGCCCTCTCATCCCAGACTACGTGCGGgtcaacgagagagagagaaagatgggGCTCTCCACCGCTGTATATCCGTTCGGCAGTTTTCACCCTCAAGCGTGATTAGATCCGACGGTGGTCGAGCGCGTGTGCTCTATAAGACAAACGAGCCGAGCACTTTTTAGGTTTTAGGATTATTATAATCTTCAAAGTTGAAGCCGAAGCGTCTTTCACCCTTCCATCGAATGGCGGGTCTGCCAAGATACTTGTTCCCTCTATTTGAATGGTATTTCTGTCAGTGTATATAGCCGTGCAAGAAACGACACTTGCTCATCCAAATGTTGTCTACAACGAGCGCATTACAAGTCTACTTGACCCAAGAAAAGCAGGGTTCCGAAAGAATGCATGATAATCACGACGGCTCGGACTAGTAAGCCGTTACACATGTGGCCCAGTAAagacatactactccctccgtttcaaaataaatgtcttaactttagtacaaagttgagagatTTATTTTGGGACCAAGAGAGTATTAGATAGATCTGGAATACATGGAGGCTGGACATGCATACTGCAACAAAACTGTCCAGCTCAAGCAGGAGCGATAGACAGCAGCGGCAGGAGAAAAGTAGCTGGAGACCTCGAGTGGAAGGCTCCGTTGACTCAGGTCAAGCTAAGATGATAAGGCGTGAGTGGGTGAGTGCTGCTGACAGTACGGTGTGTGGCGCAAACCTGCGGTAAAAACTGCATTTAAACCGGTGTGCTACCGAGCATTTGAAACGTATGCATACAAACCTCCTACCGGCAAAGCCAAGCTGCGGAAGCTGCCGTTTTGCGCGCTCCTGTCAACGAGCAGAGGTACGCTACAGTCTCTGTTCTTGACTGCTTCTTGCTGTGAGAGGTTACATAATCTTATTTTGACATACACAGCTACTAGAGCCTTAAGTAACTCTGGTTGTGAGCAGAGCAGACGTAGCACTTGAGTTCTGCGGTGGTTTGTCACGGACGCCCTTGTAATTAGCTCTGCCGGGCGCCGGTGAACATTGCTCTGTATGTATTTATGCAGGTAACTGAGCAATCCTTGAGGATACGCAGCATGGTTATTCTACCGGCGGCGTTTCTGCTGCTGCTGTTCTATGGAGCTGGCaacatcaattgctcaatagtcaaTCACGAGAACAGTACAGACATGCGCTCGTTGCTCGATTTCAAAGCCTGAGATCCTGGGACAGAAGCGTCCACTACTGCAACTGGACGGGTGTGAGCTGCAGCCCAGGGAATGCAGGGCGCGTCGCCGCTCTGGAACTCGCCGGCAAAAGCTTGTCAGGCGAGATCAGTCCCTCTATTCGGAACCTGACGTTCCTTCAGACACTTAATTTGTCCGTCAATAGCTTCTCCGGCCAGTTACCTTCCCTGAACCAGCTCCAGGAGCTGTTCCTCCTTGACCTGAGATCCAATTCGTTCCAGGGGATAATTCCTGACTCACTCACAAACTGTTCAAAACTAAAGATTATATATCTTTTCCACAAACATGCTAGAAGGACCAATCCCCGCAAAATTTGGTTCGCTCTACAATCTAATTGTTATGGATCTCTCTCAGAATAATCTCACCGGGGTCATCCCGCCAAGCATCAGCAACGCCACCCAGTTATTAGGACCTACCCTTCAGGATAACCAACTAGGGGGGAGCATACCTGGTGAACTTGGGGGATTGTCCCACATGCTCGTCTTGGCCTTTGGTGGTAATAGGCTGTCAGGTCCAATACCACCATCAATCTTCAATCTGACCTCGCTTGCAGTGTTAGACGGGTATTCCAATATGCTAGAAATGGTGTTGCCACTTGACATTGGTGATACCCTCCCTAACCTGGAAAGTCTTACCTTTGGCAGTAGCATGCTTCATGGTCATATCCCAGCTTCGCTAGGCAATGCAACAATGCTACAGCTTATCGATTTATCAAATAACAGTTTCGTTGGAGAAATCCCTAGTTTTGGAAAGCTACTAAACCTATCAGTACTAAACCTAGAGTATAACAAGCTTGAATCAGGGGACAGCCAAAGCTGGGAATCTTTGTATGGACTAACAAACTCTAGTCAATTGTCTATGCTCTTTTTAGAAAATAATCAGCTGCAAGGAGCCATACCAGATTCCGTTGGTAAGTTGTCAACTCAACTTACACACCTAGAACTGAGTGGAAACAATCTATCAGGAACAGTTCCTTTAAGCCTAGGAAACCTGAGTAGCATAATCGATTTAGATCTTAGCGAAAACAGTTTAACTGGTACAATTGAAGGATGGTTGGAGAGTCTAGGAAACCTACAATCCTTAGATATTCATGAAAATAACTTCGCCGGGTCCATTCCACCATCTTTTGGCAACCTTTCAGGACTGACAATACTTTCTTTAGCAAAAAACGAATTTGAAGGTCCCATACCTCCCATATTGGGAAAACTTCCACAACTCTCAAGGCTGgaccttagagcaactctagcagacctcgCAAAACGccggcccgcaaaacgcgtttgcagttcgtGCAAAACAGCTTTTACAGGCCGGCGCGGGctggcacagatgcagaccccgcaaacggatccgtaaaaaagtatattcgcggaatatgtttttttacgggtcggctatgCGGGTTCTGCTTGGACACCACCGTGACGACCCGCAAACAGATAAACTGCAAATCTCGCATTTGACATAGGATTTTAcaaacaagttcaaattcaaacgacaCAAACAGTTTTACACGTAAATAGAAGCCAAGTTCATTACGGCTAACGCAAAAGAGGACCCTGCAAAAGGTTTGCGCCCATGTCCGGCATCATCTTGATCGATTTTCACTCCGCGCCATCGAGTCCACCTTGGAGTTCATCGGCGCCACCGAATCCACCTCCGGCGCTTGTTCCAACTCCCGCACGGAAATCATCCACATTGCCACCATATGGAGCGGAGAAAACATCACCGGAACTGTAGCACGAACCGGCCGACGCCACCATTCTTCTCTTCAAGATTTCcctccttgccatatcatgccatgttttggtgaggtcgtccatgtcattgcggttcattgacatgatcttgttctcttcggcgagcAACATGGACATTGATTTGTTTTCGGCGGCTCGTGCTCTTCTCTCCTCGATGGCAgctttgcgcagcccctcttccttgagcaactgccacttttcttgcttctccttcgccttcttctcggccaactctttcttgatctccaaTGATTTCAACAACATCGACTCGTTGTATTGCAAcatggcatcaatcttctccctcaagcttgatgcttcttgctctctcttcatcttctctttggTCTTTTTGTCACCATCGGGCTTGTGcaaatttcttgggccatcatcatcctcatcttcatccatgtttgtaagtgagcctctctttggtggggattctttgtcgatcaacttccacttctcgcacttttggagcaactcccaacaatgctctagtttgAAAATTTTGCCTTCCGAAGCTTCCATGTCCTTGTATCTATGTTGAGCAATCTTTTCCTACACAAAGTGATCCAATCACTTCTCATGATGCAATATGATGATGCACAATTTGAACAAAGGCAAAACAAACTCATGGTCGGACTCCACGgtgccacttggaggtgcattgcatACTTGCTCCAAGAAAGCTGCCCAACGGCTGCACATAGGCTTGATGTTCTCCCAACGCCCTTGAAGCGACCGAAATGTGCGTGGAGTCCTATTGGGATACTTTGCCATAatgcggaagtattgatcttcgatcctttgccaatatctCTTGTAAGTTTGAGATGTACCCGTGGTagcatcaagagacaccgcactccatgcttgaatcaaagcttgatcttccaagatcgtgtagttcttcgatcttATGCTTTTCCCAGTTTTTGCTTGCGATTGCtcaaacgcttccgcttcgatCTCCTCCAATTCGTCCGCACAACCATGATCATCCACGCCGGCCTCCATTTCATTGTACTTGAATGGTTCGAAaggggcttgatcaatgtcaaccGCGTTCGTGTCCAACAAGTTCATGAACTCGGTTGTTCCATTGTTCGAACCACCGCTGTAGCGAACGATAACAAGTCACGTGCTATCGAGAATAATGGCGAAAAATGAAAGGGAATCGCCAAGACCGAAGGCgcataccttccggccatttcgtcgaacacctcgctCGCGGGGGGTGGGGGGCACCGTTGAACGGCATCGCCGGAGCACCTCCTTGTGGCGGGATGGAGCGAGAGGTTGAAGAATGTGGCTTCTTTGAAGCCGGAACCTTCCTCCGCTTTACGCCCACGACCTTGTCGACCTTCTCCGCCGCCGGCCGGGATCGCGCTGCCGCGTTGGCGCACGGAGCGCGGGCCATCGCGGCGGGGGCGGCCGGATTCCCGCCCTGCATGACAACGTTGCCCTGCCGcttgggcgacggcggcggggccaacttggccggcgacgagatccacCCGAGCGGAAGGGGCGTGGTCGACCTCGACGGTGACGGGGGACAGCAGGGGGTcgtccatggcaacgacggacggccGGGGAAGAGCGGTCGGAGCTTGCGGAGTgggggcaatggtggcggaggATGCGGGGAGCGGGAAGGGCCGcgcggaaatgtccctcccgccaaatctcgcGCGGATAGGGGTTGAGCTCGGGTCGGCCTCCCAGCTCGTGAAGATAGAGGTTGGGGGAGAAGATTTGCCGCGCCCCGCAAAAAAAAttgcgggccggggcgggatgcggggtctgctcgtGCAGATTTTCTGGCCCCGACCCGcaatttggcggttattttgcgagCCGGGGCGTTttgtggggtctgctagagttgctcttagctaTAATAATCTGCAAGGTGACATACCTCCAAAAATTAGTGAGCTTAAGCAACTCATTGCACTATCACTCTCTTCTAGCAGACTTTCTGGAAAAATTCCTGATAATCTGGGCCAGTGTCAGGGCCTCATAACCATCCAAATGGACCACAATAATCTCACGGGTGTCATTCCAACCTCCTTAGGCAACCTTTTAAGCTTGGACATGCTCAGCCTCTCCCATAATGATTTATCATTTGCCATCCCAACAGTTCTAAGTGACCTTCAATCTCTCAGCAAGTTAGACCTATCCTATAATCATCTCCAAGGGGAAATTCCAACAAATGGATTGTTTGAGCACCCCGCAAACGTTTCACTTGATGGCAACTGGGGACTTCGTGGACGAGCAACTGGTTTCCATGTGCCCTCATGCCCAGAAGCCTCTCCGGGAACAGGAAGACACTATCGTTTGATTACGTTGTTGTTCCCCCTAATTGGTTTCATGTCACTTGCACTGCTGACTTGCTTTATAATCTATAAGAAGACACCAAAAGCGACATTTTCATTGTTGCCTTCTCTCAGGGAGAAATTCCCTAGAGTTTCTTATTGGGACCTAGCTCGAGCGACGGGCAACTTCTCTGAGATTAACTTGATTGGCGGAGGAAGTTACAGTTCAGTGTACAGAGGCAACTTGAGCCAAGTCAAAACGGAAGTGGCAGTCAAGGTACTTGACCTTGAGATTCCAGGCGCCGAAGGAAGTTTTGCATTAGAATGCAAAGCACTGAGAGGCATTCGTCACAGAAACATTGTTCCTCTCATAACAGAATGCTCTGCAATCAACAACAAAGGCAATGCTTTCAGAGCTCTAATCTATGCTTTCATGCCCAATGGG
This window harbors:
- the LOC119356570 gene encoding receptor kinase-like protein Xa21; this encodes MATTDGRGRAVGACGVGAMVAEDAGSGKGRAEMSLPPNLARIGVELGSASQLVKIEVGGEDLPRPAKKIAGRGGMRGLLVQIFWPRPAIWRLFCEPGRFVGSARVALSYNNLQGDIPPKISELKQLIALSLSSSRLSGKIPDNLGQCQGLITIQMDHNNLTGVIPTSLGNLLSLDMLSLSHNDLSFAIPTVLSDLQSLSKLDLSYNHLQGEIPTNGLFEHPANVSLDGNWGLRGRATGFHVPSCPEASPGTGRHYRLITLLFPLIGFMSLALLTCFIIYKKTPKATFSLLPSLREKFPRVSYWDLARATGNFSEINLIGGGSYSSVYRGNLSQVKTEVAVKVLDLEIPGAEGSFALECKALRGIRHRNIVPLITECSAINNKGNAFRALIYAFMPNGNLDTWLHHQENQAAGRHLGLAQRISIATNIADALDYLHHDSGRPIIHCDLGE